A genomic segment from Curtobacterium sp. MCSS17_007 encodes:
- a CDS encoding response regulator transcription factor, which yields MTPVTSVVIVDDETLVRYGFELILGAAADIDVVATSGDVDAVETVRRHAPDVVLLDVRMPRVNGLEVLAALRELPEPPAVAMLTTFDTDTQVVARAMESGASGFLLKDTDPESLAEYVRALARGGIVLAPGLDRTRLFARRCPTPAPSLSDREHAVVRLVAEGASNPEIGQRLGVSTGTVKEDVRALLSTFGVTTRVQLALRAAEAGLLDG from the coding sequence ATGACGCCCGTGACCTCGGTGGTGATCGTGGACGACGAGACGCTCGTCCGGTACGGGTTCGAACTCATCCTCGGCGCAGCGGCGGACATCGACGTCGTCGCAACGAGCGGTGACGTCGACGCCGTCGAGACCGTGCGCCGACACGCCCCCGACGTGGTCCTGCTCGACGTGCGCATGCCGCGGGTGAACGGGCTCGAGGTGCTCGCCGCACTCCGCGAGCTGCCGGAGCCGCCCGCCGTGGCGATGCTCACCACGTTCGACACCGACACCCAGGTCGTCGCGCGTGCGATGGAGTCCGGTGCGTCCGGGTTCCTCCTCAAGGACACCGACCCCGAGTCGCTCGCCGAGTACGTGCGTGCCCTCGCCCGCGGCGGGATCGTCCTGGCACCGGGCCTCGACCGCACCCGTCTGTTCGCCCGCCGTTGCCCGACGCCTGCACCGAGCCTGTCCGACCGGGAGCACGCCGTCGTGCGACTCGTCGCCGAGGGCGCGAGCAACCCCGAGATCGGCCAACGCCTCGGGGTCAGCACGGGCACCGTCAAGGAGGACGTCCGGGCCCTGCTCTCCACCTTCGGCGTCACCACCCGCGTCCAGCTCGCGCTGCGCGCGGCGGAGGCCGGGCTGCTCGATGGCTGA
- a CDS encoding DUF2156 domain-containing protein, whose protein sequence is MAPASLLAHLRRAPVSVATAVAAVVLVITARIAHAEPDFPHHPPVALLATGAVVLAVVLAERALGSLRTLVVGIGAPVLAVLVTLLTVTVGQAAGEAHAEAAAGEPLFAPSIVATALLGAASAAMPAQRRHRVRAVLWTVVLTLVLFAGHGSDLARALATLFGTAAGAFVVHRASRPAATTTEATPTPTRNPRTLVVGVLAALGAGTLVTLVVPEPDGVLSPFADAMSDRATFVVGVLLLGSAWLVHRGRRAGVLLAAGVLVTLTAVLSDVFLIEPLSDGAVQWHGLGVDAVEWQVTLLGAWLVPAAVLLAVVLLRDRLVRGRFRAAPSCSEDYRGMLRRGDAGSLGHMGTWQGNATWTDPEGRGAVAYRVCADVALTVSDPACAAADRAAVLAAFTTFCERNGWVPAFTSVHEPVREILVAQGWTALPVGVESVLDVTTFDLRGKKRQDLRTASNRADREGVRDEWTTFDALDPAQRAQVETVCARWAADRRLPEMGFTLGGLRELDDPSVRLMLAVTADGHVDAVTSWLPVYEHGALVGYTLDVMRRADDGMPGVMEFLIARTALRAREAGLTTISLSGTPLAVHDDAGPLVARGSRLLARVLEPAYGFRSLQRFKEKFGARHEPLWLLVPSALLAPRVGRALAGAYVPGLRPRHLWALRQAHTSAAARADAGARA, encoded by the coding sequence GTGGCACCCGCATCCCTCCTCGCACACCTCCGTCGCGCACCGGTCTCCGTGGCCACCGCCGTCGCCGCCGTCGTGCTCGTGATCACCGCCCGCATCGCCCACGCCGAACCGGACTTCCCGCACCACCCACCGGTCGCCCTGCTCGCCACGGGCGCCGTGGTGCTCGCGGTCGTGCTCGCCGAGCGGGCCCTCGGGTCGCTCCGCACGCTGGTCGTCGGCATCGGCGCACCGGTGCTCGCCGTGCTCGTCACCCTGCTCACGGTGACGGTCGGCCAGGCGGCCGGAGAGGCCCATGCCGAGGCGGCCGCCGGCGAACCGCTCTTCGCGCCGTCGATCGTCGCGACGGCGCTGCTGGGAGCCGCGTCCGCCGCGATGCCCGCCCAGCGACGACACCGGGTCCGTGCCGTGCTCTGGACGGTCGTGCTCACGCTCGTGCTCTTCGCGGGCCACGGCTCCGACCTCGCCCGCGCCCTGGCGACCCTGTTCGGGACCGCCGCCGGCGCGTTCGTCGTGCACCGTGCCTCCCGTCCGGCGGCCACGACGACGGAGGCGACGCCGACCCCGACACGCAACCCGCGCACCCTCGTCGTCGGCGTGCTCGCGGCGCTCGGCGCCGGCACCCTCGTCACGCTCGTCGTCCCGGAGCCGGACGGGGTGCTGTCCCCGTTCGCCGACGCGATGAGCGACCGCGCGACGTTCGTCGTCGGCGTGCTCCTGCTCGGTTCGGCCTGGCTCGTGCACCGGGGCCGTCGCGCCGGGGTCCTGCTCGCGGCCGGGGTCCTCGTGACCCTCACGGCCGTGCTGTCCGACGTCTTCCTCATCGAGCCGCTGTCCGACGGGGCGGTGCAGTGGCACGGCCTCGGCGTGGACGCCGTCGAGTGGCAGGTCACCCTGCTCGGCGCGTGGCTCGTGCCCGCGGCCGTGCTGCTCGCGGTCGTCCTCCTGCGCGACCGCCTGGTGCGCGGCCGGTTCCGGGCGGCGCCGTCGTGCAGCGAGGACTACCGCGGCATGCTCCGCCGTGGTGACGCCGGCTCGCTCGGCCACATGGGCACGTGGCAGGGCAACGCGACCTGGACCGACCCGGAGGGCCGTGGCGCCGTGGCGTACCGCGTGTGCGCTGACGTGGCCCTGACCGTCTCCGACCCGGCCTGTGCCGCCGCGGACCGGGCCGCCGTCCTCGCCGCCTTCACGACGTTCTGCGAGCGCAACGGCTGGGTACCGGCGTTCACGAGCGTCCACGAGCCGGTGCGCGAGATCCTCGTGGCGCAGGGCTGGACGGCGCTGCCCGTCGGCGTCGAGTCGGTGCTCGACGTGACGACCTTCGACCTGCGCGGGAAGAAGCGCCAGGACCTCCGGACGGCCTCGAACCGGGCCGACCGTGAGGGGGTCCGTGACGAGTGGACGACCTTCGACGCCCTCGACCCCGCCCAGCGCGCGCAGGTCGAGACCGTGTGCGCACGCTGGGCCGCCGACCGTCGACTGCCGGAGATGGGCTTCACGCTCGGCGGCCTGCGCGAGCTGGACGACCCGTCCGTGCGGTTGATGCTCGCGGTCACCGCCGACGGGCACGTCGACGCCGTCACGAGCTGGCTGCCCGTGTACGAGCACGGGGCACTCGTCGGGTACACGCTCGACGTGATGCGACGCGCGGACGACGGCATGCCCGGAGTGATGGAGTTCCTCATCGCCCGGACCGCCCTGCGCGCCCGCGAGGCCGGGCTCACCACGATCAGCCTGTCGGGCACCCCGCTCGCCGTGCACGACGACGCCGGGCCCCTGGTCGCCCGGGGATCGCGCCTGCTCGCGCGGGTCCTCGAGCCGGCGTACGGCTTCCGGTCGCTGCAGCGGTTCAAGGAGAAGTTCGGCGCCCGTCACGAGCCCCTCTGGCTCCTCGTGCCGAGCGCCCTGCTGGCGCCCCGCGTGGGGCGGGCCCTGGCCGGGGCCTACGTGCCGGGCCTGCGTCCGCGGCACCTGTGGGCCCTGCGGCAGGCGCACACCTCGGCGGCGGCCCGGGCCGACGCCGGTGCGCGCGCGTGA
- a CDS encoding histidine kinase gives MADRVAVGRVRDRLARTDGRLDALVHAGLRWARAHPAPRWLVDVLFLAAAVVDAVLDIAGATTTEITVSVIAALALVLRRRLPVLTFALTMPGLFIGSGVVAASIALFTLGERTDRRWLMLLAAVVQFVGFSGFVVGPPQQLDEIVVSIVYAAIFALGPLAMGLLVRTRADLVDRIAELGASRAEERRRAAEVALSRERALLAREMHDVVSHQVTLIAVQAGGVQMAGRDERERAFARTIRQLCVVTLQELREMVQVLRASGGTDREMAPQPVLADLPRLVAASGLETAVAVDLPDTLPLPVQRAVYRFVQEGLTNVRKHAPGAAVRVSGRLHGDQVLVDLVNGPARADRLELPGSGLGLIGLGERASLLGGRLESGPQPGDGFALHLRLPVEHVPAPTGG, from the coding sequence ATGGCTGACCGCGTCGCCGTCGGTCGCGTCCGTGACCGGCTCGCGCGGACGGACGGGAGGCTCGACGCACTCGTCCACGCCGGCCTGCGCTGGGCACGGGCCCACCCCGCACCGCGATGGCTGGTCGACGTGCTCTTCCTCGCGGCCGCGGTGGTCGACGCGGTGCTCGACATCGCGGGGGCGACCACCACCGAGATCACGGTCTCGGTCATCGCCGCACTCGCGCTCGTGCTCCGGCGCCGCCTGCCCGTGCTCACCTTCGCGCTCACCATGCCCGGCCTGTTCATCGGCTCCGGTGTGGTGGCGGCGAGCATCGCCCTCTTCACCCTCGGCGAGCGCACCGACCGGCGTTGGCTCATGCTCCTCGCCGCGGTCGTCCAGTTCGTGGGCTTCAGCGGCTTCGTCGTCGGGCCACCGCAGCAGCTCGACGAGATCGTCGTGTCGATCGTCTACGCGGCGATCTTCGCGCTCGGGCCGCTCGCGATGGGGCTGCTCGTCCGGACCCGGGCGGACCTGGTCGACCGGATCGCCGAGCTCGGGGCGTCACGGGCCGAGGAACGCCGGCGCGCAGCCGAGGTCGCGCTCTCCCGCGAGCGCGCACTGCTCGCCCGTGAGATGCACGACGTCGTGTCGCACCAGGTGACCCTCATCGCGGTGCAGGCCGGCGGCGTGCAGATGGCCGGTCGGGACGAGCGCGAGCGGGCGTTCGCCCGGACCATCCGGCAGCTGTGCGTGGTGACCCTGCAGGAGCTGCGCGAGATGGTGCAGGTGCTCCGGGCGTCCGGCGGCACCGACCGCGAGATGGCCCCGCAGCCCGTGCTCGCCGACCTGCCCCGGCTCGTCGCGGCGAGCGGTCTCGAGACCGCGGTCGCCGTCGACCTGCCGGACACCCTGCCCCTCCCCGTGCAGCGCGCGGTCTACCGGTTCGTGCAGGAGGGCCTGACGAACGTCCGCAAGCACGCACCGGGGGCGGCCGTCCGGGTGAGCGGTCGGCTGCACGGCGACCAGGTGCTCGTCGACCTGGTGAACGGGCCGGCTCGGGCGGACCGGCTCGAGCTGCCGGGCTCGGGGCTCGGGCTGATCGGCCTCGGGGAGCGGGCGTCGCTCCTCGGCGGCCGGTTGGAGTCGGGTCCGCAGCCCGGCGACGGGTTCGCACTGCACCTCCGCCTGCCGGTCGAGCACGTGCCCGCTCCGACCGGGGGCTGA
- a CDS encoding GNAT family N-acetyltransferase encodes MAHQLLTPQQEIRTDRLVLTPLTPADIDDVHAVFSDARTWGHLPSGRHTDRATTVDLVQRKIGGRARYGLGSWTLRTTDGSFVGVGGVDMTAVGVWNLGYRLDPAAWGQGYASELAAVAVAEARRTDPCAPVTGRVVTNNPASAAVLRKAGLSLVWQGPASVAAPQGVLGQVWTDRELTDDQFAWLVRNA; translated from the coding sequence ATGGCCCACCAGCTCCTGACCCCACAGCAGGAGATCCGGACGGATCGCCTGGTGCTGACACCGCTCACTCCCGCCGACATCGACGACGTGCACGCGGTGTTCTCGGACGCGCGGACGTGGGGGCACCTGCCCTCCGGTCGCCACACGGACCGCGCGACGACGGTCGACCTGGTGCAGCGGAAGATCGGCGGCCGCGCCCGGTACGGTCTCGGGTCGTGGACGCTCCGCACGACCGACGGCTCGTTCGTCGGCGTCGGCGGTGTCGACATGACCGCAGTGGGGGTCTGGAACCTCGGGTACCGGCTCGATCCGGCGGCATGGGGTCAGGGGTACGCGAGCGAGCTCGCCGCCGTGGCCGTGGCCGAGGCCCGTCGCACGGACCCCTGCGCTCCGGTCACCGGTCGGGTGGTGACGAACAACCCGGCTTCGGCTGCGGTGCTGCGGAAGGCCGGGCTCTCACTCGTCTGGCAGGGGCCGGCATCCGTCGCTGCGCCGCAGGGCGTGCTCGGGCAGGTCTGGACGGACCGGGAGCTCACGGACGACCAGTTCGCCTGGCTCGTCCGCAACGCCTGA
- a CDS encoding alpha/beta hydrolase-fold protein produces the protein MSPTEWLLATQLQAPSKLVPADTAFVVLALVVLLPAVRQWRSPTAWRRVVTRAAIAGAAALVLLAVCWFLTHVVDLFGVALSPVTQMWTAFAAAGLALAVTGLVQGGRWRRTVAVLLVPATLVVPALGVNVEFGKYPTLGTVVQSDPFPALDLDAVPSATMPSAGVVRTVEIPGRRSHFDARPAVVWLPPAALVRDPRPLPVVIAFSGQPGAPGDLFTAGRLAEPLDAYAAAHEGRAPIVVSVDQLSAPGRNPMCVDSALGNVATYVTRDVPDWLTTHLPVTTDHRAWGLTGFSQGATCAMQFVTGHPDEFGAALAVSSELQPIDQGPQHSADQAFGGSTARWRAAAPIAQMRANGLGGHALWLTAGSADREFSENARKLGAAARKAGARVEVGSAPGSGHDWNTVQWSFRSYVGPLADALSAADR, from the coding sequence GTGAGTCCGACGGAGTGGTTGCTGGCGACCCAGCTGCAGGCACCGTCGAAGCTCGTCCCCGCCGACACGGCGTTCGTCGTGCTCGCGCTCGTCGTCCTGCTGCCGGCGGTCCGGCAGTGGCGCTCCCCCACCGCCTGGCGACGGGTCGTCACGCGCGCCGCCATCGCCGGCGCTGCCGCGCTCGTCCTCCTGGCCGTGTGCTGGTTCCTGACGCACGTCGTCGACCTGTTCGGTGTCGCCCTGAGCCCCGTCACGCAGATGTGGACCGCGTTCGCCGCGGCCGGTCTCGCCCTCGCCGTCACGGGGCTGGTGCAGGGCGGGCGCTGGCGGCGGACGGTCGCCGTCCTGCTCGTCCCCGCGACCCTGGTGGTGCCCGCGCTCGGCGTCAACGTCGAGTTCGGCAAGTACCCGACCCTCGGCACGGTCGTGCAGTCGGACCCGTTCCCCGCGCTCGACCTCGACGCCGTCCCGTCGGCCACGATGCCGTCCGCGGGGGTCGTCCGCACGGTCGAGATCCCCGGACGCCGCTCGCACTTCGACGCCCGGCCGGCCGTGGTCTGGCTCCCGCCCGCCGCCCTGGTGCGGGACCCGCGGCCGCTGCCCGTCGTCATCGCGTTCTCCGGGCAGCCTGGCGCTCCCGGCGACCTGTTCACCGCCGGACGCCTGGCGGAGCCGTTGGACGCCTACGCCGCCGCACACGAGGGGCGGGCGCCGATCGTCGTCTCGGTGGACCAGCTCTCGGCCCCCGGGCGCAACCCCATGTGCGTCGACTCGGCACTCGGCAACGTCGCCACCTACGTCACGCGCGACGTCCCGGACTGGCTCACCACGCACCTGCCCGTCACGACCGACCACCGGGCGTGGGGCCTGACCGGCTTCTCGCAGGGGGCGACCTGCGCGATGCAGTTCGTGACCGGTCACCCCGACGAGTTCGGGGCGGCACTGGCGGTGTCGAGCGAGCTGCAGCCGATCGACCAGGGGCCACAGCACAGCGCCGACCAGGCGTTCGGTGGCTCGACCGCACGGTGGCGGGCCGCGGCGCCGATCGCGCAGATGCGGGCGAACGGGCTCGGCGGACACGCGCTGTGGCTGACGGCTGGGTCGGCCGACCGGGAGTTCAGCGAGAACGCACGGAAGCTCGGTGCGGCCGCGCGGAAGGCCGGGGCCCGGGTCGAGGTCGGGTCCGCACCGGGGAGCGGTCACGACTGGAACACGGTGCAGTGGTCGTTCCGGTCGTACGTCGGGCCGCTCGCGGACGCGCTGTCCGCGGCTGATCGCTGA
- a CDS encoding dihydrolipoamide acetyltransferase family protein: MPAAEFPLPDVGEGLTEAEIVQWRVAIGDEVTVDQVLVEIETAKSLVELPSPFAGTVTGLLVSEGDTVEVGKPIIRVDSDVQVASTSAQPGGPSAVADSAPASPDAAVTPPAAAAAPAPVAQTPPAPVQQTPTQQTPPAPAAAAAPAAAAPAAQPRHAAPAQPVADHATVVGSDESSGAVLVGYGSATTSPSRRKPGARRAAALAAEASRASSADAVAAAEAAADPGEDSISQAVAAQGTRPRKVVSTGTVLAKPPIRKLAKDLDVDLTEVVPTGLAGEVTRDDVIRHAKQASVFRNIETPEWGDVRRETIPVKGVRKAIAKAMTTSKFTAPHVSLFVDVDATRTMEFVKRLKSSPTFAGVKVSPLLVFAKAVIWAVRRNRSVNSTWTDQEIIVHHFVNLGIAAATPRGLIVPNIKDAQDMSLFELAKALEDLTLTARDGKTTPQQMADGTVTITNIGVFGMDTGTPILNPGEVAIVAMGTIKPKPWVVDGEVRSRMVTTIGASFDHRVVDGDVASRFVHDIASVLEEPALLLD, translated from the coding sequence GTGCCCGCCGCCGAATTCCCCCTGCCCGACGTGGGCGAAGGCCTGACCGAGGCCGAGATCGTGCAGTGGCGCGTCGCGATCGGGGACGAGGTCACCGTCGACCAGGTCCTGGTCGAGATCGAGACCGCGAAGTCGCTCGTCGAGTTGCCGTCGCCGTTCGCCGGCACCGTCACGGGGCTGCTCGTCTCCGAGGGCGACACCGTCGAGGTCGGCAAGCCGATCATCCGGGTCGACTCCGACGTGCAGGTCGCGTCGACGTCCGCCCAGCCGGGAGGCCCGTCCGCCGTCGCCGACAGCGCCCCGGCCTCGCCCGACGCCGCCGTCACCCCGCCTGCCGCGGCCGCCGCCCCGGCTCCCGTCGCGCAGACCCCTCCGGCACCTGTGCAGCAGACCCCGACGCAGCAGACCCCGCCGGCCCCGGCAGCCGCCGCGGCTCCCGCAGCAGCAGCGCCCGCGGCACAGCCGCGGCACGCGGCACCGGCGCAGCCGGTCGCCGACCACGCGACGGTCGTCGGCTCCGACGAGTCGTCCGGCGCCGTCCTGGTCGGGTACGGTTCGGCAACGACATCGCCGTCCCGCCGGAAGCCGGGCGCCCGCCGGGCCGCAGCGCTCGCGGCCGAGGCGAGCCGTGCCTCCAGTGCGGACGCCGTCGCCGCCGCCGAGGCCGCAGCCGACCCGGGCGAGGACAGCATCTCGCAGGCCGTCGCAGCGCAGGGCACCCGCCCGCGCAAGGTCGTCTCGACGGGCACGGTCCTGGCGAAGCCGCCGATCCGCAAGCTCGCGAAGGACCTCGACGTTGACCTGACCGAGGTCGTGCCGACGGGCCTCGCGGGCGAGGTCACCCGCGACGACGTGATCCGGCACGCGAAGCAGGCCAGCGTCTTCCGCAACATCGAGACGCCCGAGTGGGGCGACGTCCGCCGCGAGACCATCCCGGTCAAGGGCGTGCGGAAGGCCATCGCGAAGGCGATGACCACCTCGAAGTTCACGGCGCCGCACGTGTCCCTGTTCGTCGACGTCGACGCGACCCGCACGATGGAGTTCGTCAAGCGCCTGAAGTCGTCGCCGACGTTCGCCGGCGTCAAGGTCTCGCCGCTGCTCGTCTTCGCGAAGGCCGTCATCTGGGCCGTCCGTCGGAACCGGTCGGTGAACTCGACCTGGACCGACCAGGAGATCATCGTCCACCACTTCGTGAACCTCGGCATCGCCGCGGCGACCCCGCGCGGGCTCATCGTGCCGAACATCAAGGACGCCCAGGACATGTCGCTGTTCGAGCTCGCCAAGGCGCTCGAGGACCTGACCCTGACGGCCCGTGACGGCAAGACCACGCCGCAGCAGATGGCCGACGGCACCGTGACGATCACGAACATCGGTGTGTTCGGTATGGACACCGGGACCCCGATCCTCAACCCGGGCGAGGTCGCGATCGTCGCGATGGGCACCATCAAGCCGAAGCCGTGGGTCGTCGACGGCGAGGTCCGCTCGCGCATGGTGACCACGATCGGCGCGTCCTTCGACCACCGGGTTGTCGACGGCGACGTCGCGTCGCGCTTCGTGCACGACATCGCCTCGGTGCTCGAGGAGCCGGCGCTCCTGCTCGACTGA